A window of Mycolicibacterium madagascariense genomic DNA:
CAGGCGTGTCGGCGGGTCGCGGCGTTCGGGCCGGGAGTTGATCTCGACGGCGGTGCCGTGGTCGCGGCAGGCCGTGAAGACCTTCTCGGCGTCGAACGTGGACTCGGGCCTGGTGCCCCGGCCGCCCTCGACGAGCCTGCCGGTGCAGTGGCCGAGCACGTCGGCCTGGCCGCCCGATACCGCGGCCACCATGCGGCGCGTCATCGCGGGCGCGTCCATCTTCAGCTTGGAGTGCACGCTGGCCACCACGACGTCGAGCCGCTCGAGCAGCTCGTCCTCCTGGTCGAGGCTGCCGTCGTCGAGGATGTCGACCTCGATGCCGGTCAGAATGCGCATGGGCGCGAACGTTTCTCGGAGTTCGTCGATGACGTCGAGCTGTTCGCGCAACCGCTCCGGTGACAGGCCGTTCGCGACGGTCAGCCGTGGCGAGTGGTCGGTCAGCGCACAGTATTCGTGGCCGAGGGCCTTCGCGGCGGCCATCATCTCCGAGATCGGCGCCGATCCGTCGGACCAGTTGGAGTGCAGATGCAGGTCACCCTTGAGCGCGGCGCGAATCTCCCCGCCACCGAGATCTTGTGCTGCCGAACGTAATTCGACGAGAGCGTCCGGTTCGCGGCCGGCCCAGGCCTGGGCGATCACGGTCGCGGTCTTCGGCCCGACGCCGGGTAGCGACTTCCAGCTGTTGGCCTTGCCGTGTTTCTCGCGCTGCGCGTCGTCGAGGCGCTCGACGACGTCCGCGGCGTTGCGGTAGGCCATCACGCGGCGCGAGTCCTCGCGGGCGCGGTCCTTGTAGTAGGCGATCTGACGCAGCGCCGTCACCGGATCCATGGGTCCAGTGTGTCAGCTAGGGGGCGACGCGGCGCCGGGGGCGGCGCTATTTTCGTGTTACGATATTCGGCGTGGATCGAGCAAGGGTCCATTCCTCGGCGCTCAAGCGGGGGTACTCCGAGGGTGACATCCTTCACGCACTGGAGCACGTACACATCGACTACGACGTAGTCGACGACGACCCGCCTCGCACCTGGGTGTTTGGGTTCGCCCCCGACGCCACCCTATTGGAGTTGATCGTGCTGCATACCGCCCGCGGTGATCTGGTGATTCACTGCATGAAGGCACGCTCATCTGAATTGTCGAAAGCCCTGCGAGCTCGAAGCGGACATTGATCATGGCCAAGCAAACCAACAAGGCCGGTGCGAAGAATTCGGCCGACAATTCGCGCCCTACTCCGGTGCAGCCCGCGAGCTGGATGATCAAGCCGATGGGTCACGCGGATGTGGACGAGGCCACCATCGACCGGTTGGTGACCGAAGCCGAAGAGGGCATCCCAGAGGAGAAGCTGCGCCGCCGGGGCAGGCCATCGATTGGACCGGAGGCCTCGAGCACGTTCTCCGTGCGCCTGCCAGACGACTTGGCCGCGCTGGTGGACGAACGCGCCGCGATCGACGGCGTGAGCCGAGGCGAAACGATGCGCCGCGCACTCATCGAATACCTGACGAGGTGAGTCGACGTCGCTTCCGGGCGCCGTCCAGGATCCGGGGCTAGGCTCGACAGAGTGCGATTCGCCTTCAAGACCTCACCGCAGAACACCACCTGGGACGAGATGCTGCCGATCTGGCAGACCGCCGACGACATCGACGTCTTTGAGTCCGGCTGGACGTTCGACCACTTCTATCCGATCTTCTCCGACTCCACCGGGCCCTGCCTGGAGGGGTGGATCACGCTGACCGCGCTGGCGCAGGCCACCAAGCGCCTGCGCGTCGGCGTGCTCGTCACCGGCATCCACTACCGGCACCCGGCAGTGCTGGCCAACATGGCCGCCGCGCTGGACGTCATCTCCCACGGCCGCCTCGAGCTCGGCATCGGTGCGGGTTGGAACGAGGAGGAATCCGGCGCCTACGGCATCGAACTCGGCAGCATCAAGGAGCGCTTCGACCGCTTCGAGGAGGCGTGCGAGGTGCTGACCAGCCTGCTCACCAACGAGACGACGACGTTCGACGGCAAGTACTACCAGCTCAAGGACGCGCGCAACGAGCCGAAGGGCCCGCAGCAGCCGCACCCGCCGATCTGCATCGGCGGCAGCGGCGAGAAGCGCACCCTGCCGTTGACGGCGAAGTACGCCGACCACTGGAACTTCGTCGGTGGCACCCCGGAGGAGTTCGCGCACAAGCGCGACGTGCTGCACGCCCGCTGCGCCGACATCGGCCGCGATCCCAAGGAGATCACCCTCTCGGCCCACGTGCGGCTCGGCGAGGACCGCGACTACGCGAAGGTGGTCGCCGACGCCGGCGCGCTCGGCAAGGAGGGCCTCGATCTGGCGATCATCTACCTGCCGCCGCCGTACGACCCGGCCGTGCTGGAGCCGCTGGCCGAGGCCATTCGCGACTCCGGGCTGACCTAAGCCCCGTCACACCCCGGCGACGTCCACCACGTGGACGCGTACGCCCGCTGCCGAAATCGCCTGCAGCTGTTCGTCGTTCGCCGTGGAGTCGGTCACCAGATGGTGAATCCGGCTGAGCGGCACCATCTTCGCCAGGGTCACCTTGCCGATCTTGGAGCCGTCCACGGCGACGACGACGCGCTGGGCATTGGCCGCCATGGCGATGGCGGTGCGGGCCTCGGCCTCGTCGAACGTCGTCGCGCCGATCTCGGCCGACATCCCGTCGGCGCCGAGGATGGCGGTCCCGACGGTGATGACCTGAAACGCGTGCTCGGACATGGGGCCGACGGCCTCCAGGGAGTTGGCGCGCACCAGCCCGCCGGTGATGATCACCTTCAGGTGGGCGTCGACCGCGCAGTCCGCGGCGATCGTCAGCGAGTTCGTCACGATCGTCATGTGCGCGCGGCCCTTGAGCGATCTGGCCACCTCGCCGGTCGTGACGCCGCCAGTGAGCGCCACGGCCTGCGGTCCCGCCGGCACCAGCGCGGCGGCATGCTGGGCGATCCGGCGCTTGATCGCGACCATGCGGTGGTCGCGCAACCGGACCGGGATCTCGCTGCCGCTCGGATCGAGGGCCCTCGCGCCGCCGTGGGTCCGCAGCAGCAGGCCCTGTTCTTCGAGGTCGGCGAGGTCGCGTCGCAACGTCGCCGGCGAGACGCCGAGCTCCCGGCACAGCACCTGGGACGCCACCTCGCCCCGGTCGCGCAGCCGTGAGAGCACCTCGCGCATCCGGTCCGTGCGCTTGATCGACATCGCGGAACTCCCTCAGACGATGGTGGCCGCGATCAGTTTTCCTGATCGCTTTGGCGCCATGCATTGCGCGCTTTGAGCGAGCTTCTCATGATCGAACGATGTCCCCCACGTCACACGCACCGGTAGTCGACCGACTGGCCGACACCATCGCGCGCCATCGACTCGGCCAACCGGTGGGCGTCTACTCGGTGTGCTCGGCGCATCCCACCGTGGTGCAGGCCGCCATCGACCAGGCCGCGGCCGACGGCGGCTACGTGCTGATCGAGGCGACGTCCAATCAGGTCGACCAGTTCGGCGGCTACACCGGGCTGCGGCCCGCCGACTTCCGCGACCTGGTGCACCGCATCGCCGACGAGCGGGGCTTTCCCCGCGACCGGGTCGTCCTCGGTGGCGACCACCTCGGACCCAACCGCTGGCAGGGTGAATCATCCAATGCGGCAATGCAGAAGGCCGAGGTGCTGATCGCGGCCTACGTCGAGGCCGGGTACCGCAAGATCCACCTCGACTGCAGCATGTCCTGCGCGGACGACCCCGACGTCCTGCCCGACGAGATCGTCGCGAGCCGCTCGGCGCGGCTGCTGCGGGTCGCCGAGGACAGCGCGCGGCGCGTTGAAACGGCCCCGGTCTACGTGATCGGCACCGAGGTGCCCGTGCCCGGCGGCGCCCACGAGACCCTCGGCCAGCTCGTGCCCACCCCGGCCGATCGCGCCCGCACCACCATCGCCGCCCACCGGACCGCCTTCGCCGAGCTCGGGCTCGAGTCAGTCTGGCCGCGGGTGATCGCCCTGGTGGTGCAGCCCGGCGTCGAATTCGACCACCAGCAGGTCATCGACTACGACAGGACGGCGACCGCCGAACTGCGCCGGGTCCTGGACGGCGAGGGACTCGTCTTCGAGGCACACTCCACCGATTATCAACGGCCAGAACGTCTTCGGGAGCTCGTCGAGGACCACTGGGCGATCCTCAAGGTCGGCCCCGGCCTGACGTTCGCGATGCGCGAGGCGCTGTTCGCGCTGGCGATGATCGAGAACGAACTCGTCGAGACCGCCCTGCGATCCCATCTCGTCGACGTCGTCGAGCGCAGGATGCTCGCCGAGCCCGGCTACTGGGAGGGGTACTACACCGGTGATGCGCTCGCCCAGCGCGTCGCCCGTCGCTACAGCTACAGCGACCGACTGCGCTACTACTGGGCCGACCCCGAGGTCGAAGCGGCGCGAAAGACGCTGCTGGACAACCTCGATCGCGTGGGCATCCCGCTGCCGCTGATCAGCCAGTTCCTACCCGACCAGTACCACCGGGTCCGGGCCGGCGAGCTCACCCCCACCCCGCAGACCCTGGTCCTCGACCGGGTCCGCGACGCCCTACGTCCCTACGCTCACGCGTGCCGCAGCACTGGAGAGGTTCATGACTAACACCCCCGTCCCCGCCCAAGCAGACGGCGGCGCCACGATTCTCGAGATCGAACAGCAGCCCGGTGCGTGGCGCGAGGTCGCCACCGGCATCACCGAGAGCGCGACGACGTTCCTGCGCGATGTGCTGGATCGTCCCGATCTGCGCGTGATCCTCACGGGCGCAGGCAGTTCGGCCTTTGCGGGCGAGATTGCCGCACCGGCGCTGCGGCGCCACCTCGGCCGACGCGTCGAGGCCATCGCCACCACCGACATCGTCGCGTCCCCGCGCGACTACCTGGAACCCGACGTCCCCACGCTGCTGGTGTCGTTCGGCCGGTCGGGCAACAGCCCCGAGAGCCTGGCGACCACGGTGCTCGCCGACGAACTCGTGCACGACGTCTGGCATCTGGTGCTGACCTGCGATCGCGACGGGCAGCTCGGGCGCGCCCACCGGGGTCGGGCGAACTCCCTCGTCGTCGACATGCCGGAGCGCACCAACGACGTCGGCTTCGCGATGACGTCGAGCCTGACCTCGATGCTGCTGTCGTGTCTCCTGCTGCTCGGGCCGGCCAGGGCCGACGACGGCGAAACACTGGCGCGCGCAGCACAATTCGTCATCAACCGCAAGGCCGATGCCCGGGCGCTCGCCCAGACCAAGCGCCAGCGGTTCGTCTACCTGGGCAGCGGCCCGCTGCAGGGACTGGCCAGGGAATCGGCCCTCAAGCTCCTCGAGCTGACGGCCGGTGAGGTCGTGACGTACTACGACTCCCCGCTGGGCTTCCGGCACGGCCCGAAGTCGGTGCTCGACGCGGACACCCTCGTCGTGGTGTACCTGTCGACCGATCCGCACACCCGGCTCTACGACCTCGACATCGTCGCCGAGATCCGCGCGCAGCTGGGGCAGGACGCCGTCACCGTGCTCAGCACCGCACCGATCCCCGCCGCCCTCGGACCCGCCGTCGTGCTGCCCGGCCTCGACGGGCTAGACGACGCCCTGGTCGCGCTGCCCTATCTGGTGTTCGCGCAGTACCTGGCGCTGTTCACGTCCCTCGAATACGGCAAGACGCCGGACGATCCGTTCCCGTCGGGCGAGGTCAGCCGCGTCGTCAAGGGCGTCACCATCCACCCGATGGACGGGGACGGACATGCCTAGGTTTCTGGGCGTCGACGGGGGCGGATCGAAGACCGCGTTCGTCCTCGTCGATGCGGACGGGGTGGTGCTGGCCCGCGCGACCGCACCGACGTCGTACTACTTCAACGACGGGTTCGACGTCGTCGAACGCGTTCTCGCGCAGGGCATCTCCGCCATCTGCGAGCAGGCCGGCATCGACCGCTCCGACATCGACGGCGCGTTCTTCGGCATCCCCGGCTACGGGGAGGCCAGTGCCGACGTCGCCAAGCTCGACGCCGTCCCCGGCCGCGTGCTCGGACACGACCGTTACGGCTGCGACAACGACATGGTGTGCGGATGGGCCGGCTCTCTGGCGGGCGCGGACGGCATCAACGTCATCAGCGGTACCGGGTCGATGACCTACGGCGAGCGCGCCGGCGTCGGTCACCGCGTCGGCGGCTGGGGCGAACTGTTCGGCGACGAGGGTTCGGCGTACTGGGTGGCGACGCAGGGGCTCAACGCATTCAGCCGGATGAGCGACGGCCGCAGGCCCCGCAGTCCGCTCTACGAGCACCTGCGCGACCGGCTGCAGCTGGCCGGCGATCTCGACGCCGTCAGCCTGGTCATCGACACGTGGAAGGGCAACCGCAGCTCCATCGCCGCCCTGGCCACCACCGTCTGTCACGCCGCCCGCGACGGGGACCCCGTGTCGGTCGGCATCCTGAGCGCGGCCGCGGCCGAACTGGTCGCGCTGATCGAGACCACCAGGGCGCTGGTCGGTTTCACCGAGTCCGACACCGTGCCGGTGTCCTACTCCGGGGGGATGTTCTCCGATCCCGGCTTCCTCGCCACCTTCCTCGCCGAACTCGGTTCGCGCGCAGGCGGTTACGACGTACGGCGGCCGCTGCTCGACCCCGCGGTCGGCGCCGCGCTCTACGCGGCCAAGCTCACCGGCCATCCGCTCAGCCCGGAAGCCGTGCACCAACTCGCCACCACGCCCGCCAGTTCTCGAGAGGTGAAGACACCATGACCACGAACCCGACCGCCGGCCACACCCGCAGCTGGATCTTCTACGCCACGCTGCTGATCCTGTTCTGGGGCGTGTGGGGCGCGTTCTCCGCGCTGC
This region includes:
- a CDS encoding N-acetylglucosamine kinase; this encodes MPRFLGVDGGGSKTAFVLVDADGVVLARATAPTSYYFNDGFDVVERVLAQGISAICEQAGIDRSDIDGAFFGIPGYGEASADVAKLDAVPGRVLGHDRYGCDNDMVCGWAGSLAGADGINVISGTGSMTYGERAGVGHRVGGWGELFGDEGSAYWVATQGLNAFSRMSDGRRPRSPLYEHLRDRLQLAGDLDAVSLVIDTWKGNRSSIAALATTVCHAARDGDPVSVGILSAAAAELVALIETTRALVGFTESDTVPVSYSGGMFSDPGFLATFLAELGSRAGGYDVRRPLLDPAVGAALYAAKLTGHPLSPEAVHQLATTPASSREVKTP
- a CDS encoding LLM class F420-dependent oxidoreductase — translated: MRFAFKTSPQNTTWDEMLPIWQTADDIDVFESGWTFDHFYPIFSDSTGPCLEGWITLTALAQATKRLRVGVLVTGIHYRHPAVLANMAAALDVISHGRLELGIGAGWNEEESGAYGIELGSIKERFDRFEEACEVLTSLLTNETTTFDGKYYQLKDARNEPKGPQQPHPPICIGGSGEKRTLPLTAKYADHWNFVGGTPEEFAHKRDVLHARCADIGRDPKEITLSAHVRLGEDRDYAKVVADAGALGKEGLDLAIIYLPPPYDPAVLEPLAEAIRDSGLT
- a CDS encoding PHP domain-containing protein encodes the protein MDPVTALRQIAYYKDRAREDSRRVMAYRNAADVVERLDDAQREKHGKANSWKSLPGVGPKTATVIAQAWAGREPDALVELRSAAQDLGGGEIRAALKGDLHLHSNWSDGSAPISEMMAAAKALGHEYCALTDHSPRLTVANGLSPERLREQLDVIDELRETFAPMRILTGIEVDILDDGSLDQEDELLERLDVVVASVHSKLKMDAPAMTRRMVAAVSGGQADVLGHCTGRLVEGGRGTRPESTFDAEKVFTACRDHGTAVEINSRPERRDPPTRLLRMALEIGCDFSIDTDAHAPGQLDFLGYGAQRALDNDVPVDRIVNTWPVERLLAWTNSRP
- a CDS encoding D-tagatose-bisphosphate aldolase, class II, non-catalytic subunit — protein: MSPTSHAPVVDRLADTIARHRLGQPVGVYSVCSAHPTVVQAAIDQAAADGGYVLIEATSNQVDQFGGYTGLRPADFRDLVHRIADERGFPRDRVVLGGDHLGPNRWQGESSNAAMQKAEVLIAAYVEAGYRKIHLDCSMSCADDPDVLPDEIVASRSARLLRVAEDSARRVETAPVYVIGTEVPVPGGAHETLGQLVPTPADRARTTIAAHRTAFAELGLESVWPRVIALVVQPGVEFDHQQVIDYDRTATAELRRVLDGEGLVFEAHSTDYQRPERLRELVEDHWAILKVGPGLTFAMREALFALAMIENELVETALRSHLVDVVERRMLAEPGYWEGYYTGDALAQRVARRYSYSDRLRYYWADPEVEAARKTLLDNLDRVGIPLPLISQFLPDQYHRVRAGELTPTPQTLVLDRVRDALRPYAHACRSTGEVHD
- a CDS encoding ribbon-helix-helix domain-containing protein; the encoded protein is MAKQTNKAGAKNSADNSRPTPVQPASWMIKPMGHADVDEATIDRLVTEAEEGIPEEKLRRRGRPSIGPEASSTFSVRLPDDLAALVDERAAIDGVSRGETMRRALIEYLTR
- a CDS encoding DeoR/GlpR family DNA-binding transcription regulator, translating into MSIKRTDRMREVLSRLRDRGEVASQVLCRELGVSPATLRRDLADLEEQGLLLRTHGGARALDPSGSEIPVRLRDHRMVAIKRRIAQHAAALVPAGPQAVALTGGVTTGEVARSLKGRAHMTIVTNSLTIAADCAVDAHLKVIITGGLVRANSLEAVGPMSEHAFQVITVGTAILGADGMSAEIGATTFDEAEARTAIAMAANAQRVVVAVDGSKIGKVTLAKMVPLSRIHHLVTDSTANDEQLQAISAAGVRVHVVDVAGV
- a CDS encoding SIS domain-containing protein; translation: MTNTPVPAQADGGATILEIEQQPGAWREVATGITESATTFLRDVLDRPDLRVILTGAGSSAFAGEIAAPALRRHLGRRVEAIATTDIVASPRDYLEPDVPTLLVSFGRSGNSPESLATTVLADELVHDVWHLVLTCDRDGQLGRAHRGRANSLVVDMPERTNDVGFAMTSSLTSMLLSCLLLLGPARADDGETLARAAQFVINRKADARALAQTKRQRFVYLGSGPLQGLARESALKLLELTAGEVVTYYDSPLGFRHGPKSVLDADTLVVVYLSTDPHTRLYDLDIVAEIRAQLGQDAVTVLSTAPIPAALGPAVVLPGLDGLDDALVALPYLVFAQYLALFTSLEYGKTPDDPFPSGEVSRVVKGVTIHPMDGDGHA